A section of the Brachyhypopomus gauderio isolate BG-103 chromosome 13, BGAUD_0.2, whole genome shotgun sequence genome encodes:
- the LOC143474115 gene encoding cytochrome P450 2M1-like isoform X1 codes for MDLLLSLQTNFLSVVMAVVVLFLIWKRLGKGSRSRLYGRLPPGPNPAPVVGNFFQVHVKEPYKYYIELSKKYGPVYTIWFASTPVVVIAEYQALKDSMIGMGEEFSGRLDYPSLMKSTKGYGVLVSNGSRWKQLRRFSLTTLKNFGMGRRNIEEKVKEEARCLVQTFNTFGDSAFNPRDSLSEATCNVICSVIFGHRFKSKDPQLKMIIETSDEYIDFLSSPLGQAYNIFPRLVGLFPGRHHEIFKMLERVRCFLRLEAESRMKTLDLNSPPQDFLEAFLIQAEEEKHNPNTEFNIDNLLSTAWNLFNAGTETTSSTLRHALLLMMKHPDVQARVQEEIDEVVGPDRCPSLDDRQNMPYTDAVIHEIQRNLDAAPIAVPHKMLHDTEFNDYLIPKGTVIIPLLSSVLFDPKLWKNSDHFDPNNFLDEKGQFKKNDAFVVFGMGKRACLGEALARVELFIFFTFLLQRFTFKATQPSEEIDTTPLICSFGRIPRSYECFAVHRA; via the exons atggATCTTTTACTAAGTTTACAGACAAActttctgtctgtagttatggcTGTCGTTGTTTTATTTCTAATCTGGAAACGTCTCGGTAAAGGCTCTCGGAGTAGGCTCTATGGAAGACTCCCTCCGGGTCCGAATCCTGCTCCAGTGGTGGGGAATTTTTTTCAGGTGCACGTGAAGGAGCCGTATAAGTATTACATTGAG CTCAGCAAAAAGTATGGCCCTGTCTACACCATCTGGTTTGCCAGCACTCCTGTTGTGGTGATTGCTGAATATCAAGCTCTGAAAGACTCCATGATTGGCATGGGGGAAGAGTTCAGTGGCAGATTGGACTACCCCAGCTTGATGAAATCCACCAAGGGATATG GTGTTTTGGTGAGTAACGGCAGCAGGTGGAAGCAGCTTCGCAGATTCAGTCTGACAACCCTGAAGAACTTTGGGATGGGACGTAGGAACATTgaggagaaggtgaaggagGAAGCTCGCTGTCTGGTGCAAACATTCAACACATTTGGAG ACTCTGCTTTCAATCCCCGAGACTCATTATCTGAAGCAACGTGCAATGTGATTTGCTCGGTTATTTTTGGACACAGATTTAAATCTAAGGACCCACAGCTCAAGATGATCATTGAAACCAGTGATGAGTACATTGATTTCTTATCGAGTCCTCTTGGGCAG GCCTATAACATTTTCCCTAGATTAGTTGGCCTCTTTCCTGGACGACACCATGAAATATTTAAGATGCTTGAAAGAGTCAGATGTTTTCTAAGACTTGAAGCTGAGTCAAGGATGAAAACATTAGATCTTAATTCACCACCACAGGACTTTCTTGAAGCTTTCCTCATACAAGCTGAAGAG GAGAAACACAATCCCAATACAGAATTTAATATTGACAACTTATTGAGCACAGCCTGGAACTTGTTCAATGCTGGTACTGAGACCACCTCCAGTACACTCCGACATGCCCTGCTGCTCATGATGAAGCATCCAGATGTCCAAG CCCGAGTTCAGGAGGAGATTGATGAGGTTGTGGGGCCAGACCGGTGTCCCTCCCTGGATGACAGACAGAACATGCCATACACAGATGCAGTCATCCATGAGATCCAGCGCAACCTGGATGCCGCTCCTATTGCTGTTCCTCACAAAATGCTCCATGACACTGAGTTTAACGACTATCTCATCCCCAAG GGAACAGTTATTATTCCATTGCTGTCCTCTGTGCTCTTTGACCCTAAACTATGGAAGAACTCGGACCATTTTGATCCAAACAACTTCCTTGATGAAAAGGGACAATTCAAGAAGAACGATGCATTTGTTGTCTTTGGAATGG GTAAGCGGGCCTGTTTGGGTGAAGCTCTGGCCCGGGTGGAGCTCTTCATCTTCTTCACCTTCCTTCTCCAGCGCTTCACCTTCAAGGCCACCCAGCCATCAGAGGAGATCGACACCACCCCCCTCATCTGTAGCTTTGGTCGTATTCCCCGGTCGTATGAGTGCTTTGCTGTGCACAGGGCATAG
- the LOC143474115 gene encoding cytochrome P450 2M1-like isoform X2, with the protein MIGMGEEFSGRLDYPSLMKSTKGYGVLVSNGSRWKQLRRFSLTTLKNFGMGRRNIEEKVKEEARCLVQTFNTFGDSAFNPRDSLSEATCNVICSVIFGHRFKSKDPQLKMIIETSDEYIDFLSSPLGQAYNIFPRLVGLFPGRHHEIFKMLERVRCFLRLEAESRMKTLDLNSPPQDFLEAFLIQAEEEKHNPNTEFNIDNLLSTAWNLFNAGTETTSSTLRHALLLMMKHPDVQARVQEEIDEVVGPDRCPSLDDRQNMPYTDAVIHEIQRNLDAAPIAVPHKMLHDTEFNDYLIPKGTVIIPLLSSVLFDPKLWKNSDHFDPNNFLDEKGQFKKNDAFVVFGMGKRACLGEALARVELFIFFTFLLQRFTFKATQPSEEIDTTPLICSFGRIPRSYECFAVHRA; encoded by the exons ATGATTGGCATGGGGGAAGAGTTCAGTGGCAGATTGGACTACCCCAGCTTGATGAAATCCACCAAGGGATATG GTGTTTTGGTGAGTAACGGCAGCAGGTGGAAGCAGCTTCGCAGATTCAGTCTGACAACCCTGAAGAACTTTGGGATGGGACGTAGGAACATTgaggagaaggtgaaggagGAAGCTCGCTGTCTGGTGCAAACATTCAACACATTTGGAG ACTCTGCTTTCAATCCCCGAGACTCATTATCTGAAGCAACGTGCAATGTGATTTGCTCGGTTATTTTTGGACACAGATTTAAATCTAAGGACCCACAGCTCAAGATGATCATTGAAACCAGTGATGAGTACATTGATTTCTTATCGAGTCCTCTTGGGCAG GCCTATAACATTTTCCCTAGATTAGTTGGCCTCTTTCCTGGACGACACCATGAAATATTTAAGATGCTTGAAAGAGTCAGATGTTTTCTAAGACTTGAAGCTGAGTCAAGGATGAAAACATTAGATCTTAATTCACCACCACAGGACTTTCTTGAAGCTTTCCTCATACAAGCTGAAGAG GAGAAACACAATCCCAATACAGAATTTAATATTGACAACTTATTGAGCACAGCCTGGAACTTGTTCAATGCTGGTACTGAGACCACCTCCAGTACACTCCGACATGCCCTGCTGCTCATGATGAAGCATCCAGATGTCCAAG CCCGAGTTCAGGAGGAGATTGATGAGGTTGTGGGGCCAGACCGGTGTCCCTCCCTGGATGACAGACAGAACATGCCATACACAGATGCAGTCATCCATGAGATCCAGCGCAACCTGGATGCCGCTCCTATTGCTGTTCCTCACAAAATGCTCCATGACACTGAGTTTAACGACTATCTCATCCCCAAG GGAACAGTTATTATTCCATTGCTGTCCTCTGTGCTCTTTGACCCTAAACTATGGAAGAACTCGGACCATTTTGATCCAAACAACTTCCTTGATGAAAAGGGACAATTCAAGAAGAACGATGCATTTGTTGTCTTTGGAATGG GTAAGCGGGCCTGTTTGGGTGAAGCTCTGGCCCGGGTGGAGCTCTTCATCTTCTTCACCTTCCTTCTCCAGCGCTTCACCTTCAAGGCCACCCAGCCATCAGAGGAGATCGACACCACCCCCCTCATCTGTAGCTTTGGTCGTATTCCCCGGTCGTATGAGTGCTTTGCTGTGCACAGGGCATAG